A genomic segment from Patescibacteria group bacterium encodes:
- the atpG gene encoding ATP synthase F1 subunit gamma, producing the protein MAAGTTAIKRRIRSVTSTRQITKAMQLVAASKLRAAANAAQSATVYRQQLNRVLAEAATTDDWRLHPLAQAPNPQAPALIVVFASDRGLAGAYLSRIESGLRQLVRQYTLAGTKVEVAAIGQQVEQMTNRLKQVEAISLYPGLTVSPDMRAVRGMAASLLDRYRLGEISSVMVLTTRFISSLNQQVATTELLPLTADSGTDGVESKPGDSGSLTLEPTAEEAITSVATGWAQAALLDAATNAVASEHAMRMLAMQNATDNASELIDELTLAYNTARQAAITQELAEISGGVAALTDA; encoded by the coding sequence ATGGCTGCCGGAACCACTGCCATTAAGCGCCGGATTCGCTCAGTGACCAGCACTCGCCAGATCACCAAAGCGATGCAGTTGGTGGCGGCCAGCAAGCTGCGAGCGGCTGCCAATGCGGCTCAGTCGGCTACCGTTTATCGCCAACAGCTCAACCGGGTCTTGGCCGAAGCCGCCACCACCGATGACTGGCGCTTACACCCGTTGGCACAGGCGCCCAACCCGCAGGCTCCGGCGCTGATTGTGGTGTTTGCTAGCGATCGTGGTCTGGCCGGCGCCTATTTAAGTCGCATTGAATCCGGATTGCGCCAGTTGGTGCGCCAGTACACCCTGGCGGGCACCAAGGTTGAGGTGGCCGCGATTGGGCAGCAGGTCGAGCAGATGACCAATCGCCTTAAACAGGTTGAGGCGATTAGCCTGTATCCCGGTTTAACCGTTAGTCCAGATATGCGAGCGGTCCGAGGGATGGCCGCCAGTCTGCTAGACCGTTACCGTCTGGGCGAGATCAGCTCGGTTATGGTACTAACTACGCGGTTTATCTCGTCGCTCAATCAACAGGTGGCTACCACCGAGTTGTTACCCCTGACCGCCGACTCCGGAACCGACGGCGTTGAATCGAAACCTGGTGACTCCGGCTCGCTCACCCTTGAGCCAACCGCCGAAGAGGCGATTACCTCGGTCGCTACCGGTTGGGCACAGGCCGCCCTGCTTGATGCTGCTACCAACGCGGTGGCCAGTGAGCATGCCATGCGTATGCTGGCAATGCAAAACGCTACCGACAACGCCAGCGAGCTTATTGATGAACTAACCCTGGCCTACAACACCGCCCGCCAAGCCGCCATTACCCAAGAGCTGGCCGAGATTAGTGGTGGAGTGGCCGCCTTAACCGACGCATAG
- a CDS encoding F0F1 ATP synthase subunit alpha, whose amino-acid sequence MANTQKSTPKIDVSAVKQALIDSAKGLSAPAELKAEGRVLKVGDGVVSYEGLSSQRMGEVVEIETAAGSVQALVLNLLQDQVGAVVLGDDQAIMAGARVTSTNQLLTVPAGKALLGRVVDPLGRPLDGKGEIKTKTRRPVEAPAPDVMSRQSVHQPLATGLVSIDAVTPVGRGQRQLIIGDRGTGKTAIAVDTIINQTKQDSGVVSVYVAIGQKLSRVAQLTEKLRQAGALDNTIIVAAGASDAAALQYLAPYAATAMAEEFRDNKGDALIIYDDLTKHAQAYRQLSLLLRRPPGREAFPGDVFYLHSRLLERSAKLSDKQGGGSLTALPIIETQAGDVSAYIPTNVISITDGQIFLDTDLFNQGTRPAINVGLSVSRVGGAAQPPVIKKLAGSLRINLAQYREVASFGQFSSDLDAETKQRLVRGERMTAILKQPQYSPLGVAEQSILLLAGEEGLFDQVSMDDMTDAIRAALNNLTEHHAKLTKQVNQGDKLSADSRDELLQCATKALAPYRRQPGAEA is encoded by the coding sequence ATGGCTAATACCCAAAAATCTACCCCCAAAATCGATGTTTCAGCGGTCAAACAGGCTCTTATTGATTCGGCTAAGGGACTTTCGGCGCCGGCCGAGCTTAAGGCGGAGGGGCGAGTGCTCAAGGTGGGTGATGGCGTGGTGAGCTACGAAGGCCTGAGCAGCCAGCGGATGGGCGAGGTGGTTGAAATTGAGACCGCTGCCGGCAGCGTCCAGGCTTTGGTGCTCAACCTGTTGCAGGATCAGGTTGGCGCGGTGGTACTTGGCGATGATCAAGCGATTATGGCGGGGGCGAGGGTTACCTCAACCAATCAACTGCTAACAGTTCCGGCCGGCAAGGCGTTGTTGGGTCGAGTGGTTGATCCGCTGGGGCGGCCCCTGGACGGTAAGGGTGAGATTAAAACCAAGACTCGTCGCCCGGTTGAGGCTCCGGCTCCTGACGTGATGAGCCGCCAGTCGGTACACCAGCCCTTGGCCACCGGCTTGGTTTCGATCGATGCGGTTACCCCAGTTGGCCGCGGCCAGCGCCAATTGATCATTGGTGACCGTGGTACCGGTAAGACCGCAATCGCTGTCGACACTATCATCAACCAAACCAAGCAGGACAGCGGTGTAGTCAGCGTGTATGTGGCAATTGGGCAGAAGCTGTCGCGAGTGGCTCAGCTGACCGAAAAGCTGCGCCAGGCCGGCGCGCTGGATAACACCATTATTGTGGCGGCCGGGGCATCGGATGCGGCAGCGTTGCAGTATTTGGCTCCCTATGCCGCCACCGCCATGGCCGAGGAGTTCCGCGACAACAAGGGCGACGCGTTAATTATTTACGACGACCTTACCAAGCACGCCCAGGCTTACCGACAGCTGTCGTTGCTACTGCGCCGTCCACCAGGTCGCGAGGCCTTCCCGGGAGACGTGTTCTACCTGCACTCACGCTTACTGGAGCGCAGCGCCAAGCTGAGCGACAAGCAGGGTGGTGGTTCGCTGACCGCGCTGCCAATTATTGAAACCCAGGCCGGCGATGTTAGCGCCTACATTCCAACCAATGTGATTAGTATTACCGACGGCCAAATCTTTTTAGATACCGATCTGTTTAACCAGGGTACTCGCCCCGCCATTAACGTTGGATTAAGTGTTTCGCGGGTGGGTGGAGCGGCTCAGCCGCCAGTTATCAAAAAGCTGGCCGGTTCATTGCGAATTAATCTGGCTCAGTACCGCGAAGTCGCTAGCTTTGGTCAGTTTTCGTCTGATCTGGATGCTGAAACCAAGCAGCGCTTGGTGCGCGGTGAGCGGATGACCGCCATCCTTAAACAGCCGCAGTACAGCCCACTGGGCGTGGCTGAGCAGTCAATCTTGCTTTTAGCTGGCGAAGAGGGTCTGTTTGATCAGGTTTCAATGGATGATATGACCGACGCTATTCGTGCGGCGCTCAATAATTTAACCGAGCACCACGCTAAGTTAACCAAACAGGTCAACCAGGGCGACAAACTGTCGGCCGATAGTCGCGATGAGCTGTTGCAGTGTGCCACCAAGGCGCTGGCACCATACCGTCGTCAACCTGGAGCGGAGGCTTAA
- the atpF gene encoding ATP synthase F0 subunit B, whose product MQFMFAAESTGGLGALGINLGALVFQLINFAILYWVLQKYAFPPIINLLEKRRKAIEASLQQAQQAKLEAAQAQDERDKVLAAAKTEAKQLIADARLEAEHEAKQIVAEARGNAQAAVAQGERHLASQQAKAQAELLREMGEVVATATTEVTRGEISPKADAASVKKALTGAAK is encoded by the coding sequence ATGCAGTTCATGTTTGCAGCCGAAAGTACCGGGGGACTGGGCGCACTAGGGATTAACCTGGGGGCGCTGGTCTTCCAGTTGATCAACTTTGCCATCCTGTACTGGGTGCTGCAAAAGTATGCCTTTCCGCCAATCATCAACCTGCTCGAAAAGCGCCGTAAGGCAATTGAAGCTAGTTTGCAGCAGGCTCAGCAGGCCAAGCTTGAGGCGGCCCAGGCTCAGGATGAGCGCGACAAGGTGCTGGCGGCTGCCAAGACCGAGGCTAAGCAGTTGATTGCCGACGCCCGCTTGGAAGCCGAGCATGAGGCCAAGCAGATCGTTGCGGAGGCTCGTGGGAACGCTCAGGCGGCCGTCGCCCAAGGTGAGCGCCATTTGGCCTCCCAGCAGGCTAAGGCGCAGGCTGAGCTGCTTAGAGAGATGGGTGAGGTGGTTGCCACCGCTACCACCGAGGTCACTCGTGGCGAGATCAGTCCTAAGGCTGATGCGGCTAGTGTTAAAAAAGCATTAACCGGAGCGGCCAAGTAG
- the atpE gene encoding ATP synthase F0 subunit C: MDAESMKNLAAGLTIAIGAIGPGIGIGLIAAKAVEAIGRNPESQSKVQQTMILGIAFTEALAIFALLFAFIILFL, translated from the coding sequence ATGGACGCAGAAAGTATGAAGAACCTAGCCGCCGGCCTAACCATCGCCATCGGCGCGATTGGACCGGGTATCGGCATTGGCTTAATCGCCGCTAAGGCAGTCGAGGCGATCGGTCGTAACCCAGAATCGCAAAGCAAGGTACAGCAGACCATGATTTTGGGTATTGCCTTTACCGAGGCTCTAGCCATCTTTGCCTTGCTGTTCGCTTTCATCATCCTGTTCTTGTAG
- a CDS encoding F0F1 ATP synthase subunit A has protein sequence MAAEMHVSLAPEPIAHIGSFVVTNSMLTAVITTVLIGGGMVYAARQIKLHPAGGFAGAIEALIETLLDQMVGVFGSRQRALQYFPFLATIFLFILGNNWFAQLPGFNTITIGEVPLFRAVTADLSATIALALISVILTQVYAIRELGVIGNLRRYFSSNPMMNILGVQEIILESTRVISFSFRLFGNIFAGEVLLIVISALLPLLGPTPFWGLEIFVGFIQALVFTMLTMVFIAMSTSHEAAH, from the coding sequence ATGGCCGCCGAAATGCATGTAAGTTTGGCACCTGAACCGATAGCGCATATCGGTTCTTTTGTGGTTACCAACTCTATGTTGACCGCGGTGATCACCACGGTCCTGATAGGAGGGGGCATGGTGTACGCCGCCCGCCAGATTAAGCTGCACCCAGCTGGTGGCTTTGCCGGGGCGATTGAGGCCTTGATTGAAACCCTGCTTGACCAGATGGTGGGAGTGTTTGGCAGTCGCCAACGAGCCCTCCAGTACTTTCCGTTCTTGGCCACAATCTTTCTATTTATTTTGGGCAACAACTGGTTTGCCCAACTTCCTGGTTTTAACACCATTACCATTGGTGAGGTGCCTTTGTTCCGGGCGGTCACGGCCGACCTCAGCGCCACCATTGCCTTGGCTCTGATCTCGGTGATTTTGACCCAGGTTTACGCGATTAGGGAGCTTGGCGTCATTGGCAACCTACGACGGTACTTTTCGAGTAATCCGATGATGAATATTCTGGGTGTACAGGAGATTATTCTAGAATCTACCCGGGTGATCTCGTTCTCTTTCCGATTATTTGGTAATATCTTTGCAGGAGAGGTGCTTCTGATCGTGATTTCGGCGCTCCTGCCGCTACTCGGACCCACGCCATTTTGGGGGCTCGAGATTTTTGTTGGCTTTATTCAAGCACTGGTATTCACGATGCTGACGATGGTGTTTATTGCAATGTCGACCAGCCACGAAGCAGCTCATTAA
- a CDS encoding AbrB/MazE/SpoVT family DNA-binding domain-containing protein, with product MRSQITKWGNSMAVRIPKEILEQTGIKAQQTVDIRAQEGAIVIEPALSREEQLKQLVEQITPENRHELIDWGEDVGGEILEPYEGEIPKFD from the coding sequence ATGAGATCTCAGATAACTAAATGGGGCAACAGTATGGCGGTACGCATACCAAAAGAAATCCTAGAGCAAACTGGGATCAAGGCACAGCAAACGGTCGATATCCGGGCTCAGGAGGGCGCAATCGTGATTGAACCTGCACTAAGTCGCGAGGAGCAGCTTAAACAACTGGTTGAGCAGATTACTCCTGAAAACAGGCATGAGCTGATTGACTGGGGCGAGGATGTAGGTGGGGAGATTTTGGAGCCATATGAAGGCGAAATACCAAAGTTTGACTAG
- a CDS encoding type II toxin-antitoxin system PemK/MazF family toxin, with protein MKAKYQSLTRGDVVWANLSPSKGSEQRGLRPVIILTPTIYHAKSGIIVVCPVTSRSKGYPFEVPLPLSGTVRGVALCDQIRSIHVTSRVKGFAGQVSSRTLAEIEEKLKILLQFS; from the coding sequence ATGAAGGCGAAATACCAAAGTTTGACTAGAGGCGATGTCGTTTGGGCCAACTTAAGCCCTTCCAAGGGCTCGGAGCAGCGTGGGCTCAGACCGGTTATCATACTAACACCTACGATATATCATGCCAAAAGCGGCATAATTGTGGTTTGCCCAGTAACTTCTCGGAGTAAAGGGTACCCATTTGAGGTCCCGCTCCCCCTATCAGGCACAGTTAGGGGCGTGGCTCTGTGCGATCAGATAAGAAGCATTCATGTTACCTCAAGGGTGAAGGGATTTGCCGGTCAGGTATCGAGTAGAACCCTGGCTGAGATCGAAGAAAAGCTCAAAATATTATTGCAGTTTAGCTAG
- a CDS encoding divergent PAP2 family protein, translated as MPMRLAAPIPTGQHCPPRRTAMNLYNPYIVIPLLVWMITQVLKFLVAAGQGRIDFRYLYASGGMPSVHSAVVSSLAFTAFLIDGPQSAIFGLSAIFAAIVMYDSFGVRRSTGEQAAAINAILDGLNEGNVPVKHPPHKLREILGHKPLEVMAGAIIGLLFAALFNANQLGGVVDFVTTPVGQMVEYAVLLVSTVFVVAAFVARFYVIRRYRRVPAIVQAIHLGFWAALVFAAIGFGLVFLISQNIAGANWLLWPSLLLIVSLATFALLAYSYGPHVPLQLAELSDKDSKDIWFEGPNKKRRAAKARAKKRR; from the coding sequence ATGCCGATGCGGTTGGCAGCACCGATTCCGACGGGGCAACACTGCCCGCCAAGGAGAACGGCGATGAACCTGTATAACCCCTACATAGTCATCCCGCTACTGGTTTGGATGATTACGCAGGTGCTCAAGTTTTTAGTAGCCGCCGGGCAGGGGCGCATCGATTTTCGTTACCTTTATGCCTCCGGTGGTATGCCCAGCGTACATTCAGCCGTGGTCAGCTCGCTGGCTTTTACCGCCTTTTTGATTGATGGACCGCAGTCAGCCATCTTTGGGCTTTCGGCCATCTTCGCTGCCATCGTGATGTACGACTCTTTTGGCGTGAGGCGCTCTACCGGCGAACAAGCGGCAGCCATTAACGCCATTCTCGACGGATTGAACGAAGGGAATGTGCCGGTTAAGCACCCACCGCACAAGCTGCGCGAAATCCTGGGGCATAAGCCGCTCGAAGTAATGGCCGGAGCGATTATTGGATTGCTGTTTGCCGCGTTGTTTAACGCCAATCAGCTAGGTGGAGTCGTTGATTTTGTTACAACACCAGTTGGCCAAATGGTTGAGTATGCCGTACTGCTGGTGTCGACCGTATTCGTGGTGGCGGCCTTTGTGGCCCGCTTTTATGTGATTCGCCGGTATCGTCGGGTTCCGGCTATTGTTCAGGCAATTCATCTAGGATTCTGGGCAGCCTTGGTTTTTGCAGCTATTGGTTTTGGGCTGGTCTTCTTAATCTCGCAAAACATTGCCGGAGCCAACTGGTTGTTGTGGCCAAGCTTGCTGCTAATCGTCTCGCTGGCAACCTTTGCTTTACTGGCATACAGCTATGGCCCACACGTTCCTTTGCAGCTAGCCGAACTTAGCGACAAGGACAGTAAGGATATCTGGTTTGAGGGGCCAAATAAAAAGCGGCGCGCCGCTAAGGCCCGCGCCAAAAAACGCCGTTAA
- the gyrA gene encoding DNA gyrase subunit A, whose protein sequence is MEIERDSTAGTLEATSIEDVMENRYLDYAMSVIVSRALPDVRDGLKPVHRRILYSMNNTGLRPSARYRKSANVVGDVMGKYHPHGDSAIYDAMVRLAQEFSSRYPLVDGQGNYGSIDGDPPAAMRYTEARMTRIAAEMLFDIEKETVDFRPNYDGNEKEPVVLPAKIPNLLLNGQMGIAVGMATNIPPHNLSELADGIAHLIDNPEATVDDLMQYIKGPDFPTGGVIYGTAAIRQAYGTGKGSIVVRAVAEVEEDKKGNQQIVITEIPYAVNKSSLVAKIAELHKDKRVVGIADLRDESNRKGIRVVIELKKDSYPKKILNQLYKLTPMQTSFHVNMLALVDGIQPRVMTLEMMLREFVKHRQQVVRRRTEFELRKAKDEAHILEGLKIALDHIDEVIATIRASKNREEAGKNLVKKFKLTTIQAKAIISMQLGRLTGLERQEIEDRLAFLRDLIAKLEAILADEKEILRIIKEELSELKEKFGDKRRTQIIDQELGKFSEEELVPNEQVIITLTQGNYIKRIPANTYRSQGRGGKGIMGMTTKEEDVVEHLVLTYNHDMVLFFTNKGRVFRLKGYEIPAASRTAKGQAIVNLLQLGPDEKVTSLNTFNKDTAGKYLFMATLHGTVKKTPLTDYANVRANGLIAIKLDAGDELRWVKQTSGSDEIVMSTALAQAIRFKETDARPMGRATRGVRGIRLRSGDSVVGMDVVQPGMQLLVVMENGYGKRTKVDQFTTHARGGVGIRAGVVSDKTGKTLDVRAIQSDKDDMVIVSTQGQVIRMALKDVSLIGRSTQGVRIMRLKEGDKVASIALISEVQLDADAVGSTDSDGATLPAKENGDEPV, encoded by the coding sequence ATGGAGATTGAGCGCGACTCCACCGCCGGCACCCTAGAGGCTACCTCAATTGAAGACGTCATGGAGAATCGTTACCTCGATTACGCCATGAGCGTGATTGTGTCGCGCGCGCTGCCCGATGTCCGCGATGGATTAAAGCCGGTTCATCGCCGCATTCTGTATTCAATGAACAACACCGGTCTGCGCCCGTCGGCTCGCTACCGTAAGAGTGCCAACGTGGTTGGTGATGTAATGGGTAAGTACCACCCTCATGGCGATAGCGCCATTTACGACGCCATGGTGCGTTTGGCTCAGGAGTTCAGCTCGCGCTACCCATTGGTAGACGGCCAGGGTAACTACGGCTCAATTGACGGCGATCCACCGGCCGCCATGCGTTATACCGAGGCTCGCATGACTCGCATTGCCGCCGAGATGCTGTTTGATATCGAAAAAGAGACGGTTGATTTCCGCCCTAACTACGATGGCAACGAAAAAGAGCCGGTAGTGCTCCCGGCTAAGATTCCAAACCTGTTGCTGAACGGCCAGATGGGTATTGCGGTTGGTATGGCTACCAACATTCCGCCGCATAATCTGTCTGAGCTTGCCGACGGCATTGCTCATTTGATCGACAATCCCGAGGCTACCGTTGACGACCTAATGCAGTACATTAAGGGTCCGGACTTTCCAACCGGTGGCGTTATTTACGGTACCGCCGCAATTCGTCAGGCCTACGGAACCGGCAAGGGCTCGATCGTGGTCCGAGCGGTGGCCGAGGTTGAGGAGGATAAAAAGGGTAACCAGCAGATTGTAATTACCGAGATCCCATACGCGGTTAATAAATCATCATTAGTAGCCAAGATTGCTGAACTCCACAAGGACAAGCGGGTGGTAGGGATTGCCGATCTACGCGATGAGTCCAACCGCAAGGGTATTCGGGTGGTGATTGAGCTTAAAAAGGACAGCTATCCTAAAAAGATTCTTAACCAGCTATATAAGCTGACACCAATGCAGACCTCATTCCATGTGAATATGTTGGCGTTGGTTGACGGAATTCAGCCGCGTGTCATGACGCTTGAGATGATGCTGCGTGAGTTTGTAAAACACCGCCAGCAAGTGGTTCGACGTCGCACCGAGTTTGAGCTGCGTAAGGCCAAAGACGAGGCCCACATCTTAGAGGGACTCAAGATCGCCCTCGACCACATTGATGAGGTAATCGCCACCATCCGCGCTAGCAAAAACCGCGAAGAGGCCGGCAAGAACCTGGTTAAGAAGTTCAAACTTACCACCATTCAAGCTAAAGCTATCATCTCGATGCAGCTTGGTCGTTTAACCGGCCTTGAGCGCCAAGAGATTGAAGATCGCTTAGCCTTCTTGCGCGACCTAATTGCTAAACTCGAAGCCATCTTGGCCGACGAAAAAGAGATTCTGCGCATTATTAAAGAAGAGCTAAGTGAACTCAAAGAAAAGTTTGGCGACAAGCGCCGAACCCAGATTATCGACCAAGAGCTAGGCAAGTTTAGCGAAGAGGAGCTGGTGCCAAACGAGCAGGTTATCATCACCTTAACGCAGGGTAACTACATTAAGCGAATCCCGGCCAACACCTATCGCAGCCAGGGCCGTGGCGGCAAGGGCATCATGGGTATGACCACCAAAGAAGAGGATGTGGTTGAACACCTAGTTCTTACCTATAACCACGATATGGTGCTGTTCTTCACCAACAAGGGTCGCGTCTTCCGACTGAAGGGCTATGAGATTCCAGCTGCTAGCCGCACCGCCAAAGGCCAGGCGATCGTCAACCTGTTACAGCTGGGTCCAGACGAAAAGGTGACCTCACTCAACACCTTTAACAAGGATACCGCCGGCAAGTACTTGTTTATGGCAACTTTGCACGGAACCGTCAAAAAGACGCCCTTAACCGACTATGCCAACGTCCGCGCTAACGGCTTGATTGCCATTAAGCTCGATGCCGGCGACGAGCTGCGCTGGGTCAAGCAGACCAGCGGCAGCGACGAGATTGTGATGTCGACCGCCTTGGCTCAGGCTATACGCTTTAAAGAGACCGATGCCCGACCGATGGGCCGAGCTACACGCGGCGTACGCGGTATCCGTTTGCGCAGCGGCGACAGTGTGGTAGGTATGGACGTGGTTCAGCCCGGCATGCAGCTGCTGGTGGTAATGGAGAACGGCTACGGTAAGCGAACCAAGGTTGATCAGTTCACCACGCACGCTCGCGGTGGGGTTGGTATTCGCGCCGGGGTGGTTAGCGATAAGACCGGCAAGACTCTGGATGTGCGAGCGATTCAAAGCGACAAAGATGATATGGTGATTGTTTCAACCCAAGGACAGGTTATTCGAATGGCCCTTAAGGACGTATCGCTGATTGGCCGATCAACACAGGGCGTTCGCATAATGCGCCTCAAAGAAGGCGACAAGGTGGCCTCAATCGCCTTGATCAGCGAGGTTCAACTGGATGCCGATGCGGTTGGCAGCACCGATTCCGACGGGGCAACACTGCCCGCCAAGGAGAACGGCGATGAACCTGTATAA
- a CDS encoding type IIA DNA topoisomerase subunit B: MAKEQKQYGADQIQVLEGLDPVRKRPGMYIGGTGPAGLHHLIWEIINNSIDEAMAGYGDTVEVTMLADGGVSVKDYGRGIPVDTQKTTGKSGLETVLTVLHAGGKFGGENSGYKVSGGLHGVGVSVANALSTKLIAEVRLNGKLYRQEYEVGKPLAPVKVVGTSTDTGTTITFWPDGSIFETTEFNYQTVLDYLRHQAYLTKGIHLKAHNEATGERYGYYFEGGIRSYVEHLNKDKTVLNQPPFYVEKQVGEVTVELAIQYTEGFTDNVKTFANNIPTPGGGSHQEGFRRALTRVVNEYARKNGLLKEKEDSLTGEDIREGITAVISVKLPDPQFEGQTKDKLGSPEVRGVVEQVMSEWFNYYMEENPNEGKKIVGKATLSARARLAARAARDTVMRKGALDSISMADKLADCRTKDRMRSELFIVEGDSAGGSAKNGRDSEFQAILPLRGKILNVERARLDKMLSNNEIKNLIVAMGTSIGDQFDISKLRYGRIVIMTDADVDGAHISTLLLTFFFRNMPEVIQRGHLFIAKPPLHLVQLGRKKHYVFSDEEREELVDQLLEAKRSGKIKDEPKPAPAEDEADEPGADIVPGATAPEAEEEEPEMIDAIGAKIKELGATSSRYKGLGEMNADQLWETTMDPANRVLMKVSITDAEKADAIFNKLMGEEVLLRKNFIQTHAKDVVNLDI, encoded by the coding sequence ATGGCAAAAGAGCAGAAGCAGTACGGTGCCGATCAGATTCAGGTTCTCGAAGGTCTTGATCCAGTCCGTAAGCGACCCGGTATGTATATTGGTGGCACCGGCCCGGCCGGACTTCACCACTTAATTTGGGAAATCATCAACAACTCAATCGACGAAGCCATGGCCGGCTACGGCGACACGGTTGAGGTAACCATGTTGGCCGACGGCGGTGTTAGCGTTAAGGACTACGGCCGTGGTATCCCGGTTGACACTCAAAAGACCACCGGCAAGAGCGGCCTCGAGACCGTTCTGACCGTGCTGCACGCTGGTGGTAAGTTTGGTGGCGAAAATTCCGGCTACAAGGTTTCTGGTGGTCTGCACGGTGTGGGTGTCAGCGTGGCAAACGCGCTTTCAACCAAGCTGATTGCCGAGGTTCGCCTTAACGGCAAGCTGTATCGTCAGGAATATGAGGTAGGTAAGCCTTTGGCGCCGGTTAAGGTGGTTGGCACTTCAACCGATACCGGTACCACCATTACGTTCTGGCCAGATGGCAGCATCTTTGAAACCACCGAGTTTAATTATCAGACCGTTCTCGATTACTTGCGTCACCAAGCCTATCTAACCAAGGGTATTCATTTAAAGGCCCACAACGAAGCCACCGGTGAGCGTTACGGCTACTACTTTGAGGGCGGGATTCGCAGTTACGTAGAGCATCTTAATAAAGACAAAACCGTGCTCAACCAGCCGCCATTTTACGTGGAAAAGCAGGTGGGTGAGGTTACGGTTGAGCTGGCAATTCAGTACACCGAAGGCTTTACCGATAACGTTAAGACCTTTGCCAACAACATCCCAACTCCTGGTGGCGGATCGCACCAAGAGGGCTTCCGCCGGGCATTAACCCGGGTGGTTAATGAGTATGCCCGTAAGAACGGTTTGCTTAAAGAAAAAGAAGATAGCCTGACCGGTGAGGACATTCGCGAAGGCATTACCGCCGTTATTAGCGTAAAATTGCCGGATCCGCAGTTTGAGGGCCAGACCAAAGATAAGCTGGGTTCACCCGAGGTCCGCGGTGTGGTTGAGCAGGTGATGAGCGAGTGGTTCAACTACTACATGGAAGAAAACCCCAATGAGGGTAAGAAGATTGTGGGCAAGGCGACTCTTAGCGCCCGCGCTCGACTGGCCGCCCGGGCCGCCCGCGACACCGTTATGCGTAAGGGTGCGCTCGACAGCATCTCGATGGCCGACAAGCTGGCCGACTGTCGTACCAAGGATCGCATGCGCAGTGAGCTGTTTATTGTTGAGGGCGACTCGGCCGGCGGCTCAGCCAAGAACGGTCGTGACTCGGAGTTCCAGGCGATTTTGCCGCTCCGTGGTAAAATTCTCAACGTTGAGCGCGCTCGTCTCGATAAGATGCTTAGTAATAATGAGATCAAGAACTTAATTGTCGCCATGGGCACCAGCATTGGTGACCAGTTCGACATAAGTAAGCTGCGGTATGGACGTATCGTGATTATGACCGATGCCGATGTTGATGGCGCTCATATTTCAACCCTGCTGTTGACCTTTTTCTTCCGTAATATGCCGGAAGTTATTCAAAGAGGACACCTCTTTATCGCTAAACCGCCTCTACACCTAGTACAGCTTGGCCGCAAAAAGCACTACGTCTTTAGCGACGAGGAGCGAGAGGAGCTGGTTGACCAGCTACTTGAGGCTAAGCGTAGTGGCAAGATCAAGGACGAGCCAAAACCCGCTCCGGCCGAGGATGAAGCCGATGAGCCAGGAGCCGATATTGTTCCGGGTGCCACCGCTCCAGAGGCTGAAGAGGAAGAGCCAGAAATGATTGATGCCATTGGCGCCAAAATCAAAGAGCTCGGTGCAACCAGCTCTCGCTACAAGGGTTTGGGCGAGATGAATGCCGATCAGCTGTGGGAGACCACTATGGACCCGGCCAACCGGGTGCTCATGAAGGTTAGTATTACCGACGCCGAAAAAGCCGATGCCATCTTTAATAAGTTGATGGGCGAAGAGGTGTTGTTGCGCAAGAACTTCATTCAAACTCACGCCAAAGATGTTGTTAACCTGGATATTTAA